A single genomic interval of Asinibacterium sp. OR53 harbors:
- a CDS encoding lipase family protein produces the protein MPIRKIVTCIYSLLFICYLNAKGQTILLKPGFNKAEYTELLKISARQSDAPEVASIPAPEHFVRIYLSATSGLDNRWELWTSSNGIAVISIRGTTSHDASWLENFYAAMVPAAGSIKLTNDFTFNYHLTDHPRAAVHAGWLIGTAFLSKDILPKIDSLYAKGTKQFIILGHSQGGTISFLLTAYLENQKSTKRLPSDIRFKTYSSAAPKPGNLYFAYDYERLTMGGWGLTVVNQADWVPETPVSIQTLDDFNAVNPFSNISPLIKKQKFPKNLFIRHVYNQLNKSPIRSRKKYERYLGKTAGGLAKKYLPGYEPPKYIPSMNYARCGQYIVLQADTAYYRKYPDNPQKVFIHHGILPYLYLTSRLPD, from the coding sequence ATGCCAATACGTAAGATCGTCACCTGCATATATTCACTATTGTTTATCTGTTACCTGAATGCCAAAGGTCAGACAATCTTGTTAAAACCCGGCTTCAACAAAGCCGAATACACAGAGTTATTGAAGATCTCGGCCCGCCAGTCAGATGCCCCTGAAGTAGCTTCGATTCCCGCACCCGAACATTTTGTAAGGATTTATCTTTCTGCAACGAGTGGGCTGGACAACCGGTGGGAACTCTGGACTTCTTCCAATGGCATCGCAGTGATCAGTATCCGCGGCACCACTTCCCACGATGCCAGCTGGTTGGAAAATTTTTATGCAGCTATGGTGCCTGCAGCAGGAAGCATCAAACTGACCAACGATTTTACTTTCAACTATCACCTGACCGATCATCCTCGCGCTGCCGTTCATGCGGGCTGGCTTATTGGAACGGCTTTTCTTTCCAAAGACATATTGCCGAAGATCGATTCGCTGTATGCAAAGGGTACAAAACAATTCATCATCCTGGGACATAGCCAGGGTGGCACCATTTCATTCCTGTTGACCGCATACCTGGAAAATCAAAAATCAACCAAACGCCTGCCAAGTGATATCCGTTTCAAAACTTATTCAAGTGCTGCACCCAAACCCGGCAACCTGTATTTTGCGTACGACTATGAGCGATTGACCATGGGGGGATGGGGATTGACGGTTGTGAACCAGGCCGATTGGGTACCGGAAACGCCCGTATCTATTCAAACCCTGGATGATTTCAACGCTGTCAATCCTTTCAGCAATATTTCACCTCTTATTAAAAAACAAAAATTTCCCAAGAACCTGTTCATTCGTCATGTATACAATCAACTGAACAAATCTCCTATCCGCTCAAGAAAAAAATATGAGCGATACCTGGGCAAAACTGCAGGAGGCTTGGCAAAGAAATATCTTCCGGGTTATGAACCGCCAAAATATATACCCAGTATGAATTACGCCCGCTGCGGACAATACATTGTTTTACAGGCTGATACTGCTTATTACCGGAAATATCCCGATAATCCGCAAAAAGTATTCATACACCACGGCATCCTGCCTTATCTCTATCTTACGAGCCGCCTGCCTGACTAA
- the fsa gene encoding fructose-6-phosphate aldolase, which yields MKFFIDTGNLSQIKEAHDLGILDGVTTNPSLMAKEGIKGEAAIANHYKTICELVDGDVSAEVLSTDFATIVEEGKKLAAIHPNIVVKVPMIKDGVKAIKWFTDKGIRTNCTLVFSAGQAILAAKAGASYVSPFIGRIDDSGWDGMELIAQIRHIYDIQNFKTEILAASIRSALHITKAAEAGADVCTCPLDSILGLLKHPLTDIGLAKFLEDAKKM from the coding sequence ATGAAATTTTTTATCGACACGGGTAATCTTTCCCAGATCAAAGAAGCCCATGACCTGGGTATCCTCGATGGTGTAACCACCAATCCTTCCCTGATGGCAAAAGAAGGCATCAAAGGAGAAGCTGCTATTGCCAATCATTACAAAACCATTTGCGAGCTGGTAGATGGCGATGTAAGTGCAGAAGTGTTATCAACCGATTTCGCTACTATTGTTGAAGAAGGGAAAAAACTGGCGGCCATTCACCCCAATATCGTGGTGAAAGTTCCCATGATCAAAGACGGCGTAAAAGCCATCAAATGGTTTACCGATAAGGGTATCCGTACCAATTGCACTTTGGTATTCTCTGCCGGACAAGCCATCCTGGCTGCCAAAGCAGGTGCCAGTTATGTATCGCCTTTCATCGGCCGTATCGACGATAGTGGTTGGGATGGTATGGAACTGATTGCGCAGATCCGCCATATCTATGATATACAGAATTTCAAAACAGAAATTCTGGCGGCTTCTATCCGCAGTGCACTGCATATCACCAAAGCTGCGGAAGCAGGTGCGGATGTATGTACTTGTCCGCTCGATTCCATCCTCGGCTTGCTCAAACATCCTTTAACGGATATCGGTCTGGCCAAGTTCCTGGAAGATGCCAAGAAAATGTAA
- a CDS encoding Gfo/Idh/MocA family oxidoreductase encodes MQQIRTALLSFGMSGRVFHAPFIHLHPGLELYDVWERTKSASLEFYPGIRIFRSLEELLADERIELVIVNTPTNTHFEYTKKVLEAGKHAVVEKAFTTSVAEAIELQQLAAQKHKKISVFQNRRWDSDFKTVKKIVEEGWLGDITEAEFHFDRYKEELSPKMHKEIPGPGAGVLNDLGPHLIDQALFLFGMPDALFADIRITRPVSQVDDYFELLLYYKTMRVRLKAGYLVREPLPSFIVHGHKGSFIKTRADVQEADLIENKKPGGTDWGIEPVSEEGLLHTEKNGKIIRERVHTLQGNYYAYYEAVYHALTQNTEMPVTVQDGINVVRIIETAVQSSAAGKLIQL; translated from the coding sequence ATGCAACAGATCAGAACCGCACTGCTGTCTTTTGGAATGTCGGGCAGGGTATTCCATGCCCCCTTCATTCATTTGCATCCCGGCCTTGAATTATATGATGTGTGGGAAAGAACAAAATCCGCCTCACTCGAATTTTACCCGGGCATTCGCATCTTCCGTTCGCTGGAAGAACTGCTTGCCGATGAGCGCATTGAACTGGTGATTGTGAATACACCCACCAATACGCATTTTGAATACACCAAAAAAGTATTGGAAGCAGGTAAACATGCGGTGGTGGAAAAAGCATTCACCACTTCCGTGGCAGAAGCCATTGAACTGCAACAACTGGCCGCACAAAAGCATAAAAAAATAAGCGTATTCCAGAACCGCAGGTGGGATAGTGATTTCAAGACCGTAAAAAAAATAGTAGAAGAAGGATGGCTCGGCGATATCACCGAAGCCGAGTTTCATTTCGACAGGTACAAGGAAGAATTGAGTCCCAAGATGCACAAAGAAATTCCCGGTCCCGGTGCAGGTGTGCTCAACGACCTGGGTCCGCATTTGATTGACCAGGCCCTGTTCCTTTTTGGTATGCCCGATGCCCTGTTTGCCGATATCCGCATTACCAGGCCGGTATCGCAGGTGGATGATTATTTTGAGTTATTGCTTTATTATAAAACCATGCGGGTACGCCTGAAAGCAGGTTACCTGGTGAGAGAGCCGCTGCCTTCTTTTATCGTGCACGGTCACAAAGGATCATTTATCAAAACACGCGCGGATGTACAGGAAGCGGATCTGATAGAAAATAAAAAGCCGGGCGGAACCGATTGGGGAATAGAACCTGTATCCGAAGAAGGATTATTGCATACAGAAAAGAACGGAAAAATTATCAGGGAACGGGTTCATACACTACAGGGTAATTATTATGCATATTATGAAGCCGTTTATCATGCACTCACCCAAAACACAGAGATGCCTGTTACCGTACAAGATGGTATCAATGTTGTGCGGATCATTGAAACTGCAGTGCAAAGCAGTGCAGCAGGCAAGCTGATCCAATTATAA
- a CDS encoding FAD-binding oxidoreductase, whose product MIIQNWWVTTLLEEKYMFCKPLQAHRKCDVLIIGGGMSGVSAAAALMNKGLSVVLLEKNILGGSSSGRSAGFLTPDSELELSQLVRRYGLKGANEIWEVPVKGIALIKEYVTKYHINCDFRVQDSLFMGIGKSGWQDVQDEMKCRKHVGFTNQTLYNKQELDNLVGSAGFTGAVRYTDTYGINPLQYLQGMKHHLQEAGIDIYESTEVLRIEGNTAYTHAGSVAAGQIIVAIDKMEHQFNKVADEVFHAQTFLSISEPLNDQELYQLYPSGDDLQMWDSTLVYSYWRLVEGNRILLGGGNAITTFLPKAWNHEDVIDGVHKRFKSHFPFLRDLHFIQYWPGLIDTTRDLLPTIVRDASNPRIHFILGVVGLPWASFCGDFVARNILGTADEDSHKYFEYFTDRRYFAIPVWVEHLLGKPVVFACSNGWAKYYQKDLQHLPKEKKKEF is encoded by the coding sequence ATGATCATTCAAAACTGGTGGGTAACTACATTATTGGAAGAAAAATATATGTTCTGCAAACCTTTGCAGGCACACCGCAAATGCGATGTGCTGATCATCGGGGGTGGCATGTCGGGCGTAAGTGCAGCAGCGGCTTTGATGAACAAGGGTTTGTCTGTCGTATTGCTTGAGAAAAATATCCTGGGCGGTAGTTCCAGCGGTCGCAGCGCCGGTTTTCTCACACCCGATAGTGAACTGGAATTATCACAATTGGTGAGGCGTTATGGGTTGAAGGGAGCGAATGAAATATGGGAAGTACCGGTCAAGGGCATTGCACTGATCAAAGAATATGTAACGAAATACCACATCAATTGCGATTTCAGGGTGCAGGACAGTCTTTTTATGGGCATTGGCAAAAGCGGCTGGCAGGATGTACAGGATGAGATGAAATGCAGGAAGCATGTGGGTTTTACCAACCAGACCCTCTACAATAAACAAGAGCTGGACAACCTGGTAGGTTCTGCCGGGTTTACAGGTGCTGTAAGGTATACCGATACTTATGGCATCAACCCGCTGCAATACCTGCAAGGCATGAAGCATCATTTACAGGAAGCGGGTATTGATATTTATGAGAGTACCGAAGTGTTACGCATCGAAGGCAATACAGCATATACGCATGCCGGCTCTGTTGCTGCCGGCCAGATCATTGTTGCCATCGATAAAATGGAGCATCAATTCAACAAAGTGGCCGATGAAGTATTTCATGCACAAACTTTTTTAAGCATCAGTGAGCCGTTGAATGACCAGGAATTGTACCAGCTGTATCCATCGGGAGATGACTTGCAGATGTGGGATAGTACATTGGTATATTCTTACTGGCGTTTGGTGGAAGGCAACCGTATTTTACTTGGCGGTGGCAATGCCATTACGACTTTTCTTCCCAAAGCCTGGAACCATGAAGATGTGATCGACGGTGTGCACAAACGTTTTAAATCGCATTTCCCTTTTCTGCGCGACCTGCATTTTATTCAATATTGGCCTGGCCTGATCGATACCACACGTGACCTGTTGCCTACCATTGTACGCGATGCTTCCAATCCGCGTATTCACTTTATACTGGGTGTGGTGGGGCTTCCCTGGGCCAGCTTCTGCGGTGATTTTGTAGCCCGCAATATCCTGGGTACAGCCGATGAGGACAGCCATAAATACTTCGAATATTTTACCGATCGTCGTTATTTTGCAATCCCTGTATGGGTTGAGCATCTTTTGGGCAAACCGGTGGTCTTCGCTTGCAGCAATGGCTGGGCTAAGTATTACCAAAAAGATCTCCAGCACTTGCCAAAAGAAAAGAAAAAAGAATTTTAA
- a CDS encoding serine hydrolase, with the protein MRILFLHRQQAVWLLLLLLCPRLVPAQEKTDPWLQQLLNSKAPPLLQKVLNHPDSFQYQIIYTEINRDANNRPHFKNHYLHVDRNRYFNPASTVKLPTALVALEKLRTLSKYGVDRRTHMLTDSSFSSQSAVWSDSSSADGYPSVEHYIKKIFLISDNDAYNRLYEFVGQATLNRTLWSKGYPDIRIVRRFTPMSEEENRHTNAIRFEKNGTLLYQQPAAYSDIPFDYSKQALVGNAFYDRHDSLIHQPMDFTRHNNFPLEDLQQILQSVLFPQSVPASKRFHLSDEDEQLLYRYMSEYPSESEHPRYDTTTYFDSYTKFFLFKDGRQKIPSNIRIFNKTGWSYGYLTDAAYIVDFEKKIEFMLSGVIYVNRDGILNDDKYEYEETGYPFFKEVGRIIYEYEQNRKRSHQPNLSKFAFKKAIP; encoded by the coding sequence ATGCGTATTTTATTTCTCCACCGACAACAAGCTGTCTGGCTGTTGCTGCTCCTGCTGTGCCCCCGCCTCGTTCCTGCCCAGGAAAAAACAGATCCCTGGCTGCAACAACTGCTGAACAGTAAAGCGCCACCGCTGCTGCAAAAGGTATTGAACCATCCCGACAGTTTTCAATACCAGATCATCTATACAGAAATCAACCGCGACGCCAACAACCGGCCTCATTTCAAAAATCATTACCTGCATGTAGACCGTAACCGGTATTTCAATCCTGCTTCTACAGTTAAACTACCTACTGCGTTGGTGGCGTTGGAAAAATTACGCACGCTCAGTAAATATGGGGTTGACAGGCGAACACATATGTTAACCGATAGCAGCTTCAGTTCCCAGTCTGCCGTATGGAGCGATAGTTCTTCCGCAGATGGTTATCCTTCTGTTGAACACTACATCAAAAAAATATTCCTCATCAGTGATAATGATGCATACAACCGCTTGTATGAATTCGTGGGACAGGCAACACTCAACCGTACTTTATGGAGCAAAGGTTATCCTGATATACGCATTGTGCGGCGGTTTACACCTATGAGTGAAGAAGAAAACCGTCATACGAACGCTATCCGCTTTGAAAAGAATGGAACATTGCTATATCAACAACCTGCCGCATACAGCGATATTCCATTCGATTACAGTAAGCAGGCATTGGTAGGAAATGCTTTTTACGACCGTCACGATTCACTCATTCATCAACCGATGGATTTCACGCGGCACAACAATTTTCCGTTGGAAGACCTGCAACAGATACTTCAGTCGGTGCTCTTTCCTCAATCGGTTCCTGCATCGAAACGATTCCATTTATCGGATGAGGATGAACAACTCTTATACCGGTATATGTCGGAATACCCTTCTGAAAGTGAGCATCCACGCTATGACACCACCACCTATTTCGACAGCTATACCAAATTCTTCCTGTTCAAAGATGGCCGTCAAAAAATACCTTCCAATATCCGTATCTTTAATAAAACGGGATGGTCTTATGGCTATCTTACCGATGCAGCTTATATCGTTGACTTCGAGAAAAAAATTGAATTCATGCTCTCTGGTGTCATATATGTTAATCGCGATGGAATTTTGAACGATGACAAATACGAGTATGAAGAAACCGGTTATCCTTTCTTTAAAGAAGTAGGCAGGATCATATATGAATATGAACAAAACCGGAAACGTTCTCATCAACCCAACCTGAGCAAATTTGCCTTTAAAAAAGCAATACCATGA
- a CDS encoding porin family protein, which produces MKKIMMVMGAFLMVCCFTKAKAQVMGVKGGFSIADISSTGGNSRTSGHAGLFFNSLLTKSSRNWYIQPEILYSGEGERFQTPVGDRVIALSYINVPVMFQYYPARQVYVEAGPQLGMLVGAADKDPSSKINVMSDYNKFALSAGLGVGIQATDQIGFDARYNFGLTNIVANTNSLHYSNVLQVGVAVRIK; this is translated from the coding sequence ATGAAAAAGATTATGATGGTAATGGGAGCATTCCTGATGGTATGCTGCTTTACAAAAGCAAAGGCGCAGGTTATGGGAGTAAAGGGCGGTTTCAGCATAGCGGATATATCCAGTACTGGTGGCAATAGCCGTACCAGCGGACATGCAGGTTTGTTTTTCAATTCATTGCTTACAAAATCATCAAGAAATTGGTATATCCAGCCGGAGATATTGTATTCCGGTGAAGGCGAAAGATTCCAGACACCGGTGGGCGACAGGGTGATTGCATTGAGTTATATCAATGTGCCTGTGATGTTCCAATACTATCCTGCCAGGCAGGTTTATGTGGAAGCGGGCCCGCAACTGGGAATGCTGGTAGGCGCGGCCGACAAGGATCCCAGCAGCAAAATAAATGTCATGAGCGATTATAATAAGTTCGCATTGAGTGCTGGCCTGGGAGTGGGGATACAGGCAACGGATCAGATAGGGTTCGACGCGCGATATAATTTTGGTCTTACCAACATTGTAGCCAATACCAATTCCTTGCATTATAGCAATGTGCTGCAGGTAGGGGTTGCGGTGAGGATAAAATAA